ATAAACATAACTTTTGCACACATTACTTATGGAATATTACGCAGTAAATAGCTATAAATCACATAACATTCTAGgcatacaaaatttttcgatttATGGGCAGCAGCGTAACAAAAGGCAATTCAATGTACCTGTTTCATTACTCACTAATACTTTCTGATGTTATGAAACTACTATTGTTTTTAAGAAATAGTAATTATGATTTAGCCATGGTAATGTAAAAGTTGagagagaggagctcggtggcgcagcggtaaacgcgctcggtctgtgattgttgaagttaagcaactttcgcaaaggccggtcataggatgggtgaccacaaaaaaaaagttttcatgtcgagctcctccgtgcttcggaaggcacgttaagccgttcgttcgttagtcgttaataaccatcaatccgcattgggcccgcgtgatggtttaaggcccgttcttcctatccatccatagggaaggcccgtgccccagcagtggggacgttaatgggctgatgatgatgatgaacgtaaAAGTTGTCACAAGGCAATTTAAAGTGTCACTTGGTTTGTGGTGAAGAGACATACAATGAATAATATCATGCCAGGTTATAAATTTTTCTCCTGATAttccttcaatcaatcaataagttATTCTTTCTTGCACAAGTACCCAAACTCAGGACATGTACAGGCAAACCCTTCCTTTCTTCATTCTTCTTTCAGAAGACATATTTTGTGACTTCGTTCCTCTTAGTTCAGAAGACAAgcatttgacgtgctgtctacttaactctgtcgggttattggccgatgtaaaatttttagatggttgttttagatttctgcttaaaaattgacgtgtgctccttaaattttatgtctgtcgatgtcacgtctttttcagcggataagaaaatgctagatataatttaaaataaaattagatggcgtctgcaggaattagcaccattgtcacgGTTAAAACCCGTTTTTAGTGAAAACGCGTTTTCCATGATTAAAACTAGTTTTTACTATAGGCACATCTTGAACACTCCATAAAATATCTCATTCTTACCTTGTGCTGCTTTATcgcgtaagtgcaagcgagataGAGTCTGTGCGCtttcccccttactccttagcggcttacggctgtTTAGGTGGCCATTTGAGGGGGTGAGtttggcgcccgatacgaattagtgcggggcggagaattaccattctatacgtagtattattcttcattTTATGCTATAGACATTGGTTTGGTTACTCTAAACCGCCGAGCATGGTTGAAGATTTTGATGCGTGTTCAAGAAGCGGAAGTGGTGTGTCAGTATCACAGTGGTCTGTGTTTACCCTAACAAACCTAAAACTAATAACGCATATGGCATGAGGACGTGGAAATACTTATTACCCGATATATTGAATAAGTTACCTAAAGACAAACAAACGGACATacttgtatgggacatacctaatagtctaccatttatggtcagtcacatctctagcgcgagcaaaccaacgcgtctcaatgtttggatcttgtaatttaatataatatcctaagtaatacagttcattcaattatttgtgtggggttttattataatttaccagcgctccctacaatacttactaacataaaaacatgtaaacgtactttaaagaatttactTGGGTTCTAAAGGTAATGTTATGATATTATTGTAACGAGGGAGCAATTCTCATTCGCTTCTCGCGTAAGCCTTATTTAGGCTTTTAGATAAGCGTcttatactgtgtaaataaataatataaaacaaaaataaaatagtgaaaaaaaaaaacaggaaatagacgtgatcttatgtacgtaTGACAACGTTAATTTCGTAATTGACCGTCTGCTATCAGTTTAGCTACACAGGTGTCTGCGATATTATTCCTTAACGTTTGACCACTCCTTTGGTTTTTTTGAAAACAACTAATGAATTTACTCACGTTGAAAATGGTTTTGTGGGATCCCAAGTAGTTTTATAACAATGCAAGGACTTTTCCTGGGTACAACTCTCAACGTACGATTCATGCGAATTAACAAAACACCTCTCGCTGATTTCATGGTCAGTGTGTGAATACTGTGAATGTGAAATGGTGTCACAACTACGCACAAGACGAATCCGGCCGAGTACTGAATGTCATCCAAAGCAAATTGATAGGTAGTGATAGGACCTACTAAGCACTCGTGTACCGTGTGGATTGtcaggtgtattaccaacctcagcaacgtTACTGACAGGTTTATTATTCAgtctccaaaggcccctgacatggctcatataacaactatgtacgttaacgtgccttccgaagtacggatcatcttagtttcggacaaaaAATCGGGCGATcaactcacaaagtgatgtcgACAATGTTCCCGTGGGGAATCCAAGGCGGCTGCTAGACCATGGAAGCTGTTAGACCATGGGAGCTTTTAGACCATGAAAGCTgttagaccatggaggctgttctgTAGTATTTCtaatatttcttaaaattaatttcaaggTCCACGACGGCAAGAACCTGAAAGGCAGGGCGAACGACGCCATAGCCTCGGCGTGTCTATACATCGCTTGCAGACAGGAGGGTGTTCCACGTACCTTCAAGGAAATCTGCGCTGTCAGCAAAATCAGCAAGAAAGAAATCGGACGGTGCTTCAAACTGATTCTCAAAGCTTTGGAGACATCAGTGGACCTTATCACAACAGCAGATTTTATGTCTCGGTTCTGCTCGAACCTGGGACTTCCGAATTCGGTGCAGAGGGCGGCGACACATATTGCCAGGAAAGCCGGGGAGTTGGACATTGTGTCCGGGCGCAGCCCTATCTCAGTGGCCGCTGCGGCAATCTACATGGCTTCACAGGTGAGGATCTTGGCCCTAATTTCATCCTGATGTTGTGGTTATACCACCAATCCCCACTaacgtttcgcctcttccttttttcatctaaaaaagcaatattgcagtttgacatttgcgtatataaaactaagtgcgccacgcaaacaaatgtcaaatagaaatattccttttttagacAGAATGACCAGATAATTGACATTGGAAAGCTTATAGTATAAAGTCGTTTTTAATGAGCTTCTTTACTTTAAAACAGTGTCGGAAGTAGATATTTTGCTACCATTTTCAGATTGTATTACACAATATTCACGGTTTCTAAATCGGCCATATTACAAATTATGTCTTCTCTCTTTCTAGGCGTCGGAAGACAAACGTAGCCAGAAAGAGATAGGCGACATCGCCGGCGTGGCCGACGTGACCATCAGACAGTCATACAAGCTCATGTACCCATTCGCCGCGAAACTGTTCCCAGAAGACTTCAAGTTCGCCACACCCATCGAATTCCTCCCGCAAATGTAGGTTATAAATGTTTActgtttattttaggttattagGCTCTATGTGTGGTTAAAAATTGGGTTCCGTATTTTGCTAGTACTCAATCTCTATGCCAATTGCCAAGTAAATACTAGGACATCtgaaaaagtacttactttaagGCCGTTTTCGCACTACACTGATTCTTATCTGAGCTGAGTCCGTCAAGCGACGGATCCGGAGAGGCTGTAGAACTGTTTGTATGTAGCTTGCGCTCTACATTACTGTTGCCAATACGACTGTTGACCTTGAAAATCATAGACCATGGTACAATATACACGGTACATGGTAGGTATGCTCAAAcatatgaaaagccgccattgctagccgtttgatgacgtgttaccattaaattggtatctccaacattccaaaggcttaaattgtattattaaaaattaagcgaattactgactagtctacttaattactatcacttgtcacatatttaaaaatcattaaaactgtaagtaataattttactacaatatcaaaattgccttgcaaagtaaatgtaaaaaaacattttagtcGCGTGGATACtttatttgttacaaaaatGGCAACGGAGGGTGAGATGAAGTCggcgcggctaaccttgaaatgttaactGACACTTTTAAGCACACCTACctagttttattataccatgatcTAGACTATCGATATATTGTATCGATATAGTATtgctatcgatactattgtttgtttttaaactatcgatagtggTTTATCGATAGGAGTACTCTACATTTATCCAATATCTCGTAGTAATTTTCTACTCTCCGTCATTTTCGGACTTCGATCGGACAAGAATCGGAGTAGTACTAAAACTGTCTAACAGTGCTTTTTCTCATAGATCTAGATTAGTTT
This portion of the Pectinophora gossypiella chromosome 1, ilPecGoss1.1, whole genome shotgun sequence genome encodes:
- the LOC126371111 gene encoding transcription initiation factor IIB; this encodes MASTSRIEANKVVCYAHPDAPLIEDYRAGDMICSECGLVVGDRVIDVGSEWRTFSNEKSGVDPSRVGGPENPLLSGGDLSTIIGPGRGDASFDSFGVSKYQNRRNISSTDRALINAFREINTMADRINLPKTIVDRANNLFKQVHDGKNLKGRANDAIASACLYIACRQEGVPRTFKEICAVSKISKKEIGRCFKLILKALETSVDLITTADFMSRFCSNLGLPNSVQRAATHIARKAGELDIVSGRSPISVAAAAIYMASQASEDKRSQKEIGDIAGVADVTIRQSYKLMYPFAAKLFPEDFKFATPIEFLPQM